Genomic DNA from Novipirellula galeiformis:
TCAATTTAATTAGCGACTTTCGCCCTTCGTTGCCTGGAGCCAGCGGCGGCGAGGATCCGAGCGAGAGCGAAGACGCACTTTAAGCAGAGTGGGGCCTCCCACGCATGTTGACGAGGCATCGACGGAGCGATGGGAAAAGCCCACCGCTAATACCAGCCAGCCCCGAAGGGGAACAGGAAACTTCATGATCACGCTCAATGGATTCGGAAAAGACTACGGCGATTTCATGGCCGTCGAAAGCATCGACTTGCATATCGGTGCTGGCGAAACGTTCGGTTTTATTGGTCCCAATGGCGCCGGGAAAAGTACCACCATTCGCTTTCTGGCAACGTTGCTGCGCGCCAGCCGGGGTAGCGGTTCGGTGGCGGGGTGCGATGTGATGGGCGACCCCGTCGGCGTGCGGCAAGCGATCGGTTACATGCCCGATAATTTCGGTGTCTACGATGGCATGCGGGTGTGGGAATTCCTCGACTTTTTTGCCGTGGCCTACCGCATCGGGCGTACCGACCGAAAACAAATCATCGACAACGTATTAGAACTCTTGGACCTCGGTCATAAACGCAACGATTTCGTTAACGGTCTCTCGCGTGGGATGAAGCAACGACTTTGTCTGGCCAAGACATTGGTTCATGATCCACCGGTGTTGATCCTCGACGAACCCGCCAGCGGGCTTGATCCGCGCGCCCGAATCGAGGTCAAGGCACTGCTAAAAGAGTTGCGGAAAATGGGCAAAACCATTTTGATCAGCAGTCATATTCTGACCGAATTGGCGGATTGTTGCACCTCGATCGGGATTATTGAGCGGGGGCAATTGCTGATGAGCGGACCGATCGAAAGTGTCTATCGTCGAATTCGTCGCAATCGAATGGTGGAAATCAACTTCTTGTCGGGGCTCGAAGCGGGGCTC
This window encodes:
- a CDS encoding ABC transporter ATP-binding protein, which translates into the protein MITLNGFGKDYGDFMAVESIDLHIGAGETFGFIGPNGAGKSTTIRFLATLLRASRGSGSVAGCDVMGDPVGVRQAIGYMPDNFGVYDGMRVWEFLDFFAVAYRIGRTDRKQIIDNVLELLDLGHKRNDFVNGLSRGMKQRLCLAKTLVHDPPVLILDEPASGLDPRARIEVKALLKELRKMGKTILISSHILTELADCCTSIGIIERGQLLMSGPIESVYRRIRRNRMVEINFLSGLEAGLSILRSSPLLRALEHEPTRVVAELETDDEGLADLLDELIAAGVRMRSFHDRDPTLEDVFMTVTKGLVT